The Chitinophagales bacterium genomic interval CGCAGCAATCATGATTTCAGGTATTCCAGATCTGCCAGCTTTTCTCAGCCTGCAGTTGCAGCATCTCCAGGCCATTCTTTATATTGGCCTGTTGCAATTTTCCCCGTTGAAGGAACAGGGTTTCTTCCGGGTTGTAAACCAGGTCGAATAATATATGAGCAGGTGTGATCTTTTCATAAGGAATATCCGGAGCCGCATCTACGTTGGGATACATGCCGGCCGGCGTGGTATTCACAATTATTTTGCTCCGGCTGATCTGATTGCCTGCTTCCGCATAACTGATTTCCCCGGGATGAGCTGGGTTGCGTGAAACAAACTGATAACTGATTCCCATCTTTCTGAAACTCCATGCAACTGCCTTGGAACTGCCGCCTGTGCCCAATATCAAAGCGTGATGATGTTGCGTTTCGAGCATTGGTGTGATGGAATGCATAAAGCCATAGACATCTGTATTATACCCTTTCATCCTTCCTCCGGCAATCCTGATTGTGTTGACGGCACCGATTTCACGCGCTGTATCATCCAGTTCATGCAGGTATTGCATCACAGATTCTTTATAGGGAATGGTGACATTCAACCCCACCAGTGTTTTTTCAGATTGCAGCAACGCAGGAAATTCATCGATTGCGCTCATCGGATAATTTTCATATACACAATCCGCGATATGCTCTCGCTCAAACTTGCCGCTGAAATATTTTTTAGAAAAGGAATGGGTAAGCGGATAACCGATGAGACCGTAGTGTTTCAAGGTGGCGGGGAATAAGTCGTTAGTCGAGAGTCGATATTTGGAAGTAGTCTATTGGCTAGTATTATCCTATGAAGAAGTTGTCAAGAGAAATCAGGTATCAATGCAGAATTTCTACTATTGACTATTGACCATTGACTCCTGATCCTTAAGCGCAGCCAGTCGCATTGATCTAATCACTTCTTATTCAGAAAATACACCATCGTATCTCCTCTCAGGCCAACCCGCAGCGTCTCTAAAGGAATAACTTCATTGGCAGGAATATTACCAAGGTTCACATCAGTGCCGACCAGTTTGATAAAAAATACCTGTTGCGCTTTGTTGGGTGCTTCCCATAAAATTTTCTCCACCGGAATCTGCGTCAGAATTTCATCCACCAACCCTTCCCGTACTTCACCTGTTCCGCGATAGATGCCAACATTACCACCTTCCCTGGCTTCTGCAATCACCTTCCATGCACCGGCCTCAATTTCTTCCTTCATCAGTTGAATCCATTTATAAGGTGGGATGATCTTCTCGGCGTCTTTAGATCCCACTTCCGACAGCACTACCCTGCTCTTGGCAAGCGTGCGAATAAGGTTGCATTTAATATCATGCGGAATTTCCAGCGAGCCATCGGACACTTCTGCATACTCAATTCCATACTTGTCCAGTATTTTCTGATATTCATCGAAAGCATCATGGGCATAGAACCATTCCATCAGGCTGCCGCCGAAATAAACCGGAATTTTCGCCTCCTTGTAAACGGCAAGTTTTTCTTTCAGGTTGGGCGTAACAGCGGATGTGCCGAATCCCAGTTTCACGAGGTCAACATAAGGACCTGCAATTGAAAGAAAATTTTCCACTTCACGGGCACTTAAACCCTTATCCATTACCATGGTAAGACCATTACTGCGCGGCTTCGTGGCACGGGCAGGCAACCTGTCTAACAAAAATTGCATAGGTGATTATTTATACTGTTCCACTATAGAAGAAACCACAGCGTCTTCCCTTAAATCAGGCGCGAATTTATACAACAA includes:
- a CDS encoding shikimate dehydrogenase, whose translation is MKHYGLIGYPLTHSFSKKYFSGKFEREHIADCVYENYPMSAIDEFPALLQSEKTLVGLNVTIPYKESVMQYLHELDDTAREIGAVNTIRIAGGRMKGYNTDVYGFMHSITPMLETQHHHALILGTGGSSKAVAWSFRKMGISYQFVSRNPAHPGEISYAEAGNQISRSKIIVNTTPAGMYPNVDAAPDIPYEKITPAHILFDLVYNPEETLFLQRGKLQQANIKNGLEMLQLQAEKSWQIWNT
- a CDS encoding phosphosulfolactate synthase; the protein is MQFLLDRLPARATKPRSNGLTMVMDKGLSAREVENFLSIAGPYVDLVKLGFGTSAVTPNLKEKLAVYKEAKIPVYFGGSLMEWFYAHDAFDEYQKILDKYGIEYAEVSDGSLEIPHDIKCNLIRTLAKSRVVLSEVGSKDAEKIIPPYKWIQLMKEEIEAGAWKVIAEAREGGNVGIYRGTGEVREGLVDEILTQIPVEKILWEAPNKAQQVFFIKLVGTDVNLGNIPANEVIPLETLRVGLRGDTMVYFLNKK